The window AATCCTCGACTTTTGATAAAGTCTGCGGTTGCGGAATTTATAGGAGGTTTATTTTAATCGGTGCTGTTACACCGATTAAAAACACTGCCCGAGTTTGCCTGAAAAACAGTTTTGCAAACTCGCATTATTATATGTGCTTTTTCACTTACGTTGCAAAAGCACAAAAATTCTGCAATCCTCGACTTTTGATAAAGTCTGCGGTTGCAGAATTTATAGGAGGTTTATTTTAATCGGTGCTGTTACACCGATTAAAAACACTGCCCGAGTTTGCCTGAAAAATTGTTTTGCAAACTCGCATTATTATATGTGCTTTTTCACTTACGTTGCAAAAGCACAAAAATTCTGCAATCCTCGACTTTTGATAAAGTCTGCGGTTGCGGAATTTCTATGGAGGTTTTTATGAAACGGATAATTTTATTTTTATTTTCTATAGCGGTATTGATGTTGTGTTCCTGCACTTCCGAAGAAAAGGCGGAAGATGAAAATACCGTACTTAAAATAGGAGCCGTTAGAGATTTTAAACAGTCCAAAGAAGGTTCAACCTTGGTATTCGATACGCTTTTAAAAGTTACGCCCGATTACAGACCGCTTCCGAATATTATCACGGAATGGGAGCGCAATGACACGGCAACGGAATATACTATTACTATGCGTACCGATGTACGGTTCTCTGACGGAACACCTCTTACGGCACAAACCGTAAAATGGGATATTGAATATGTTGCTCCGATTATGTGGTGCGGGTTTTCATATTTACTTAAAGAAGTATCGGTTGTAGATACTGAGCATTTAAAAATTACACTTACGGCACCGTATTATTTTTTGCCGCACGACCTTGCTCTTGTAACCGCAATAAAAGAAAACGGAATCGATTCCGCAATGAATATAACGGATTTTACCGGAACCGGTGCATATATTTTAAAAGAATATAATGAAGGTCAATCGGCTTATCTTGTAAAAAATCAATCATACTGGAATAAGAGTATCGCATATACAATTGAAAATGTAGAATGGATTGTTATTTCCGATGACACTACAAGGGATTTGGCTTTATCATCGGGACAAATTGATGTACTTGGAATAAGCGAGCATTATCTGTCAATACAATATCCGTCTGTTGACGATTTAATAAAAGTAAAAAAAATGAGTTTTATTGCGGAACCTGCCGAAGTTTTTACTTCATTGATGAGTATCGGTTTTAACTGGAAAGAGGGGTTTTGCAGCGATAGAGAATTACGCAGAGCGTTGGAATACGGTATAAACCGCAGGGTTTTGGTCGATACGCTGTTTTTCGGCATACCCCAAGTTTGCGGTCATCAATTTAATCCCGCTTTTATAGACGGTCCGCAAAACGAAAAACCGTATTATTATGATTTTGAATTGTCAAAAAAAATATTAAAGGAAGCGGGTTACAGCGATACCGATAATGACGGCTTTATAGAAAAAGACGGAAAAAAAGTTATTCTTAAATTTTTAATTTCTTCCAAAGAAGATTATCAAAGAGATTTGGCCGTTTTTGTAAAATCCGAATTAAAAAAACTCGGAATAGATTGCGAAATTATTTCCGTCGCAGGGGAGTTAATGAAAGAACATTTTAAGACGGGAAATTACAGTTTAGCGATTCAGCACCCTTGGTATGAACCGATTATCGGTGCCGTAACATATTTCGGGTTTGACGATAAGTATACCGAGTACGGTTTAAGCTATGCCGTCAACAAAGAATCGAAAGACGCGGCGCTGGCTTTGATTGAGTCAAAAACCGAAGAAGATATTAAAATGCACGCAGGGGCTTTGTGGAAAGAACAATACGAGCAATGTGTAACAATTCCGCTGTGTACGAGTTCACGCGTTGCAATTTTTAATCCCCGTTTTGAAGGCTTTCAGTTTAACGGTAATGTGTATCTTATAGATTTAAGTAATGTAAGATTAAGAAAATAAGCGGGAAAAAATGAATTCGTCCGTGGTATTGTTTAGAAAATTTTTAATGATTATACCTTCCGTACTTATATTATCGTTTTTAAGTTTTTCGGTTGTGTATTTTGCTCCCGGCAATGCGGGAAAACTTTTGTTGGGAGCAAAAAATCAAAGAGGTTTTATAAGCGATTCAAATAGTATTCAATATGAAAAACGGCTGGGCATTGACAAGCCTTTCGGCGAGTTGTATATGTCCTGGGTTACTTCACTTGCAAAAGGGAACTTTGGCTATTCGTATATGACGCGTGAATCGGTGTTTTCGATTTTTATAAAACGTTTTTCGATAACTTTTAAACTTGCAATACTTACTATGCTCATATATATTTTGCTGGGTGTTCCTATAGGAATGACTGCCGCGGTAAAGGAGCATACGATTTGCCGGTTGTTATTAAAATACTGGCGCATAATTTGTATGTCGGTTCCGCCGTTTTGGGTAGGTATTATTTTACTGTGGAGTATCGCTCATTATGTGCCTGCAATTCCCTCAATAGGATATCACGGTATAAAAAGTCTTCTTATTCCCGCCCTGCTTATGGGAAGTATGTCGTTTTCAAATTTAACATGTATCATTCAAAATAAAACGGAATCGCTTTTAAGTAAACAGTTTATATTTTCGGCGCAAGCTCTCGGAATACCGAAAAAAATAATTTTTACAAAACATATTTTAAAAAATATTGCAGCCCCTGCGATTGCGGTTTCCTGCATCGATTTCGGAAGCTTTATAGGAGGGGCTATTTTAATTGAAAATATATTTTCAATCCCGGGTCTCGGGCTTATGCTTACAAATGCGATAAACGTAAAAGATTATCCGGTAATTGCAGGAACTCTTTTTTTATTAGGTCTTTTTGTAAACATTTTTAATTTTATTGCGGATATTCTTTATTGCCTAATTGATAAAAGAGGTTTTGCAATGCGGTAATAAGCGTTGATGTACTTATATAAGGGGAAAAAATGAAAAACAAAGATAAGTATAAAATCAAAGTCCTCATTTATGCAATATTAAGCGCATTCATTATTTTATGTGTTATTTTATCGGACATTATCGTTCCGCTTGAAATAAACGCCTCGCTTGAAAACCGTTTTTTACCTCCCGGGTCTACGCATTTTTTCGGTACCGATGATTTCGGAAGAGATGTATTTTTAAGAACACTGCAAGGTTTTAAATATACTTTTTTTATTGCTTTAACGGCGCAAATATGCAGTTTTTTACTGGGCGGGTTTATCGGTCTTATTACGGGTTATTACGGCGGTATAGCCGATGAAGCGGTATATTATCTTTGTAATTTGATACTGTCTTTTCCGATGATTGCCGCGGCAATTTTTTTCTCTTCGGTTTTCGGTTCTTCGGCATTTATTTTAATTGCCATATCCGTTATTTTCGGAATGACGTTTAACATAAAAGTGGTAAGAAGCGAAATAATGATTTTAAAGCACAGCGATTATATTAAGGGGTTAAAAATTCTGGGTGCATCAAATATGTTTATTATTACAAGGCATTTAGTTAAACCGGCATATATGCTCATCTTACCTACATTCCCGTTAGTTTTGGGTCATATTATAATAGGTATTTCCGCTTATTCTTTTTTAGGATTCGGTGTGCGGCCGCCCAATCCTGAAATAGGATTAATGTTGAAAGAATCGTTGAGGTTTATACATTATGCTCCGTGGCTTATGATATTCCCCGGTCTTTTTCAATTCAGTGTTATTCTTATTTTTTCAAATTTATCCGAAGCCTGTATCGATTTTTTACAATATACAAAAAATCTAAGGAGGAAAATATAATGAGCGGCATATTGGAAATACATAATTTAAATATAGATTTTTTAATCGGAAATACAAGAAAAAAAATTATTAAAAATATCTCATTACATATTGGAAATGAAATTTTTGCAATTATGGGAGAAACCGGTTGCGGTAAATCGGTGCTTGCGGGAAGTGTTTTAGGATTGTTACCGTCAAATGCAATTATCGAAGGCAGTATTTTATATAACGGCAAAGTAATTTCAAAATTAAGCGAAAAAGAATATAACGTTCTTCGCGGAAAAGAAATAGGCCTTGTGCCGCAAAGCTCCTTAAATGCCTTAAATCCGCTATTAAAAATAAAAAAGCAAATTGCAATTCCCATAAAGGCGCATAAACTGCTTAAAACAAGGGCCGGCATACATTCATATTCCGAAAATTTACTTCAAAGTCTTTCACTTAAAAAAGACGTATTAAATATGTATCCGTTTCAATTAAGCGGCGGTATGCAGCACCGTGTTACGGCTGCCTTAGGGCTTTCATGTAAACCTTCTCTGCTTATTTTCGATGAGCCTACACGCGGAATGGATATGGTGCTTAGGAATTCTTACGCATCTTTAATTTATTCGATTTATAAAAAACAAAATATCGCCATTCTTCTTATAACTCATGATTTGGAACTTGCACAAAAACTTTCGCACCGCTGTGCGCTTATGTATAACGGAGAAATTATAGAGCAGGGCAAAACGGAAGAGTTGTTTAAAAACAAACGTTCAAAGTATTTTCAATCCTTATTGGAGGCAATGCCGAAAAATATGACAAGGAGAAATCAAAGATGATTAAATGTGTTGCACTTTCAAAGCATTTCCGCAAAAACGGAATATGCAAAGCCTTTACTCCCGTCTTAAAAAACATAAGTTTTGAAGTAAAACCTTTTTCCGTTTTAGGAATTACGGGGGAAAGCGGGTGCGGGAAAACTACGCTTGCTCATTGTTTGATAAATTTAATAAAGCCGGACAGCGGGGATATTTTTATAAGAGGAAAACTTATTACCGAGTATAAAAATAAAAAGGAATTTTATCGGCATATTCAAATGGTACAGCAAAATCCCGAATCCGCTTTGGATTCCGACTTTACAATACGCCGCAGTTTGGACGAGGTTTATTCCCTGCATAAAGAGCTTTATAAATCTAAAGAAAATTTTGAAACGGAAGTTAAAAAGTTTTGTGTAAATACGGGAATCGATTATAATGAATTGGATAAACTCCCCTATGCTTTTTCAGGCGGACAGCTTCAGCGTATTTGTATTATCCGTGCACTTTTAATCCGTCCTGAAATTTTAATTCTTGATGAACCGACTTCAATGTTGGATGTTTCAGTACAAGAACAAATAATTTCTCTTTTATTAACTTTGAAAGAAAAATATAAACTTACCCTTATTTTTATTTCACACGATTTGGATTTAATCGAATATTTTTGCGATGAGGTTATAATAATGCAAAACGGTGAAATTGTAGAAAAGGGATTATGCAGCGAGGTGTTTACAAATCCTCAAGAAATTTACAGCCTAAATTTATTAAACAATAGGAATTTAATTTTAGATATCGGAGAGGAGGTTTTATTATGATGCTTCATAGAAGAGTTGTAGAATTAACCGCAGGAGTCAGATTTAATATTTTATTTAAAGCAATGCTCGGTATTGCCGTTTCTGCGACATATATTTTTCAAGCGGTTTTATTGGGAAGAATAATCGGGCAGCTTTACGGCAGAGAAGGTTTTTCTTTGATAATGCACAATGTAATATATTTAATTGCGGTTATTGCTATGCGTCTTGTTTTAATATATTTAAACTCCGTGTACGGAAAAAAGATTATCGGAAAAGTAAAAAATACTTTAAGACGGCGTATCTACGATAAACTTTTAAAACTCGGACCTATTTTTTTAGATGATGAAAGAACGGGTAAACTGGGTTCTACAATGGTAAGCGGTGTAGATTATTTGGAAGGATATTTGACGCTTTATATTCCTCAAGTGCTTGTGTGCATTATAGGTTGTTCCGCAATGCTTGTCTATGTTTTTTCACTGCATTATATCTTGGGTTTTATTTCTACAGTATCGCTTATTATAGTTTTAATTTCGCCTATTGCATTCGGTAAAGTTTTATCCGAATCTTCAAATGCTCATTGGACGGCATACAGAAATTTAACTTCCGAAATTTTAGACGGGATACAGGGCATTGTAACTGCAAAGGCGAATAATGCACAAGAGCGTATCGGAAATATATTAAAAAATAAAATGCATACGCTTTTTGCCGAAACTATGCGCAATTTAAAAGTGAATTTAACCGAAGTCGGAATTGCCAATTTTGCTTCCGGGATAGGGGTAAGTTTTACGCTTGCCGTTGCGGCATTTTTGACGGCAAAAAATATTATGCAGCCGGAATCGCTTCTTATCCTTCTTTTTATGACAAATGAAATTTTCAGGCCTGCAAATGAGTTAAGCGCATATTTTCATCAGGGCTTTATGGGTATAACTTCCGCAGGAGGAGTTTTTGCTCTCCTTGATGAAAAAGAAAAAATTAAAGATGAAGGAAAACTGCTTATCGACGTAAAAGCCGCAAACGGTTTTGAAATTACATATACAAATATTGACTTTATGTATAGCGAAAAAAAGAATACGGTTTTTAAAAATTTAAATTTTACGGTAAATAAAAATGAAAAACTTGCCGTGGTGGGAGAATCGGGCAGCGGCAAAAGTACAATTATAAATTTACTGCTTAGATTTTATGAGCCTCAGTCGGGAGGAATTTATATTAACGGAATAAACTTAAAAGATTTAAGTTTAAAGAATTTGAGAAGTTTAATTACCGTAGTTTCACAGGAAACATATTTGTTTAACGGTACCGTAAAAGAAAACTTATTGCATGCAGATGAAAATGCAAGTGAGAGTATGCTGATTGAAGCATGTAAAATTGCAAACATAGATTCTTTTATTCAAAGTTTACCTGAAAAATATAATACAAAGGTAGGAGAGCGGGGGCTTAACTTTTCAGGAGGGCAAAGACAGCGTATTGCAATTGCAAGAGCCGTACTTAAAAATTCTCCTATAGTAGTACTTGATGAAGCGACTTCCGGAGTTGACACCGAAAATGAAAATGAAATTAAACAAAGTCTTTCCGTTTTGTTAAAGGGGCGGACAAGTATTACAATTGCACATCGCTTAAACACTATAGAAGACAGTGATAGAATTTTAGTTTTACATAACGGAGAAATTGCGGAAGAAGGCACGCATAAAACGCTCATTGCGAAAAACGGATATTACAAAAAGCTTATTGAAGCACAAGAAAAAAAGAGCGGATAAACGGACAGGAAAGGCAGACGGCACTTTTCCGTTTATCTTTTAGACTTTGTGTTTAACGGCAATGTATGCCGGTTTATAAACGGGGAGCATAAAAATTATTAAGAATTTGAAAATAAGTTTTACTTATATTCATTTCTTGTAAAGAATTTATAGGAGAAAGAAAATGTTTAAAGAAAAATATCTGCCGCTTATTAAGATGACTAAATATATAAGCGAATATAAAAAAGAGTTTATTATTTCCGTTATTTACGGAATATTGAATAGCGTTTTTTCATTACTTACGGTTTTAACGGGTGCATATATTACTTCCGCCGTTTTATTTAAAATAGATTCGACAAATGTACTTTATCTTTTTATTCCGCTTTTCGGTTTTATTTCGGGTAAGGGATTGTTTGCATTTTTAGAAATGTACGAATGCCATTTGGTCGCGTATGCCGTAATTGAAAGAATAAGAAACCTTTTATATGATGCGGTTTCGGCAACGGCTCCTCAGTCTACTTTAAAAAACAGAAGCGGCAATATTACTTCCGCCTTAGTGGAAGATGTTGAGGCTATGGAAGTTTTTTATGCGCACACTGCGGGAGCTTATATTATAGCCTTTGTATGCACGATGCTGTATTTAATTACCTTGAGCTTTCTTTCAATAAAGATTGCAATTGTAATTTTTGCAGCTTGTATTCTTGTAGCGGCCGTTCCGTATATTTTTTAATCCGATTACAAAAAAAAATAGGAGATGAAATACGCGAGGGGATTGCACTTGTAAATGCGGAAGCCATTGATACCGTACAAGGCTTGCGTGAAATTTTAATTTTCGGAAAAGAAGAAAAATATATTAAAAAAGTTGCGGCGGATACTTTGCGTTTAAACAAAAAAGAAATGAAGGACGGACGCTTTAAGGGTTTATACGGTTTAATCATTAATCTAATTACTTCCGCGGTTTTAATTGCAACCATTTTATTATCTCATTATGAGGTAATAGCGGGAGTTTTAAAGCCTGAAATGGTGCCCGTTATTATCGTGTTCTCCCTTTTTGCTTTTATTCCCATAATGGGAGTTTCGGTAACGGCAGGAGCGATGAATATATCAAACGGAGCGGCAAAAAGAATTTTAAATATATTGGAAGAGGAGCCTTCGATTAAAGATTGTGCTCCATATATTCCTCTAAGTGAAATGAATATTTTAGGCAGTGTAGAATTTAAAGATGTAAAATTTTCTTATGAAAAAGGAATTGAGGTTTTGCACGGAATTACCTTTACCGTCAAAGCGGGGGAGAGTATTGCCATTGCAGGTGAATCGGGAGCGGGTAAGTCTACCATTGCAAATTTACTTATGAGGTTTTATGACCCGGACAGCGGAGCAATTTATATTGACGGAAAGAATATAAAAGAAATGCACCAAAATTCCGTGCGGGATATCATTGCATATGTTCCGCAGGATGTATATCTTTTTAATAAGACAATTAAAGAAAATATCGCTCTTGCCTGTCCCGGTGTAAGCGATGAAGAAATAAGAGCTGCGGCTAAGATTGCTATGGCTGACGGGTTTATTCAAAAGCTGCCTAACGGGTATGATACCAATGCAGGAGAACGCGGCGTTCAGCTTTCAGGCGGGGAAAAGCAGCGCATTGTAATTGCCCGTGCGGTTTTAAAAAAATCTCCTATCCTTCTTATGGACGAAGCCGTTTCCAATTTAGACAGTGAAAGCGAAGCGTTATTCCGCCAAGCCTTAAACAATATACGGAAGGATAAAACCATAATAACCATTGCTCACCGACCTTCTACAATAAAAGAAGCCGATAGGGTTATTAGAGTTGAAAACGGAAAGATTGCGGAAGGATAGCTGAATCTTTATAATTTAAAAAAACAAACCGCCAATACCAGGGCCAGCCCCATTACAAGGCTGTAGACCCACCACGGCAGCGGGTCGTCGTAACGGTTTGACTTATAAACCGTTACAGGCTCTCTCCGCTTTTTTTTCCCGCTTTTTTTAGTTTTGTCCGAATCGGAAGTAAAAGCATAGCCGCATTCGGGGCAGCCGTTTATAAATTCTTCAGTTGACCCCAAATAATTACATTCCGGACAGCGTACCGAAGCGAAAAATCTGCCGCAATGAGGACATACTCTTGTATTCCGTTTAACTTCTTTACCGCAGTTTTCACAAAAAAACTTCGGCATTGTGTTTTTTACATTTTTTTTCATAAATTTAAGTGCTAACACCCGGAGCACGATGATGAGGTTCAGCCTGAGCAGCCTCCGCCGGATGAAGATTTTGCAGGAGAATTTGAATTTGCCGCTGCCGGCGGCGAGGCATGACTGTCGTTTATATAAAAACCCGAACCTCTAAAATTAATTCCCAAGCCTCCCGAGAGGACTTTATGCACCGAGCCTTTACATTTAGGACAAACGGAAATCGGCTCATCGCTCATTCTCTGAAACATTTCAAAATTATGTCCGCAGCTGTCGCAAACATATTCGTAAGTAGGCATTTTTATTCTCCCTATTCTATTTTATTTTTAATTAGGATATATCGATTTTATAATAGCGGTAATTTTTTCCTCCGAAATATTTCCGCCCTCTACAATAAGCATATTTTCTTCTACTTTTACTTCCGCTTTTAAAGCTCTTTGTAAAATCATTTTTGCAACCTTTGTAGTCTGAGGAGTGCCGCTTTCTATGTATAAGTCATAACGATATTCATTTTGCTGCATACCGTCCGACGCTTTTTTTAAATACATTTCGATTTTTCCGAGAGGGAGCCCTAAACTGACACCCAAAATACCGGATAAAAATAAATCGGGGTTTTTTACGAAAATTCCTATATCTTGTAAATTTGAGTTTATAAGAAAATTGAATTTTTCAGGGAATTCGGGGTCTACCGGTTTTTTCATACGGCTCAACAGCTCTTGCATATCTTTTCTGTTTTGCGGCCCAAGACCCATACACGCAATAAGCGGTGAAGGTATGGAAACATCAAGATACGGAGATTCGTAATATTTATATCCTTCTTTTGTTTTTTTAGGATTCCAACCGTCTTTCTTTTTAAAAAAAGAATCCGTCATACCGTAAGGATATTTGCCCCTTGCACAAACCCGTACTTCAACTCCCGCCGCACTTATAGTTATGCCTGAGTAAATTGCGGTTGTTCTGCTCAAGGCTTGCTTCATACTTTGCCCTGTTGCGGCCGGTAAAACCTGTTCTACAATTTTCCTGTTTTTTTCCACAGGCATATAAACATATATGTCCGCATCGTCTCCGATAATTCCGAAAGGTTCTTCAATTCCTTTTAGAATCGGGGCGGTTTTACATGATTCAAAAATAAACGCTAAAATAAGCGGTAAAATTATAAATAATTTTTTTATTTTTTTCAACTTAAAACTCCATTATAAATTTTTATTATGTGTTAAATTATCGGCATTTTTTAAAAAAGACTGAAAGAGAAACATATTTTATTTTAAAAAGAAGTAAACCGAATTTCTTCAGCTTTCCAGATATCGGAAGTTTTTTCCGTTATATCGTCGCCGAAAACGGCTCCGATAAGAATAAGACGCTTGCCGCTCATCTTATATTTTTCGGCATACCCCTTTTCTTTTATCTGTAAAATAGCTTCATCGGGACTTCCCGTTCCGTCGGTTTTAAACTCGAAAACATAAACCGTATCGGCAGTGCGTAAAACCAAATCCGCACGCCCCTTATGACTGTGTACTTCCGTTTCAGCATAATACCCCATAAGCGTAAAAATTATATAAAACGCTATTTGATAATCTCTTTCCCTCACCGCTCCGTTTTTCTTTGTCGCAGTACTGTACGGAATACCTTCGCAGGCCGCATACATTCTTTTCATAAAAGAGTTTATATCTTTTGTTTCAAGGTCGGTTATAAAATTTTTTATATAAAACCCCGTTTCATCTTTCGTTATTCCCGTGAATGCGGGAGCAAGATTATTAAAAAAAAACTGTCTTACTTCTTTATTCGGAAAGCCCAATTTATAAACACCGAAGCGCTCATCATAACTTTTTATCGTTAAATACCCAGCCTGAAAAAATACGGGTATGGGATTTTCGGCATCGGGGCGGTAATCGAATAAGCTTTCCTTACTCATTTCCGCCTCTTCGGTTATATCGCGTAAATCGTAATCG is drawn from Treponema pedis and contains these coding sequences:
- a CDS encoding ABC transporter substrate-binding protein, with product MKRIILFLFSIAVLMLCSCTSEEKAEDENTVLKIGAVRDFKQSKEGSTLVFDTLLKVTPDYRPLPNIITEWERNDTATEYTITMRTDVRFSDGTPLTAQTVKWDIEYVAPIMWCGFSYLLKEVSVVDTEHLKITLTAPYYFLPHDLALVTAIKENGIDSAMNITDFTGTGAYILKEYNEGQSAYLVKNQSYWNKSIAYTIENVEWIVISDDTTRDLALSSGQIDVLGISEHYLSIQYPSVDDLIKVKKMSFIAEPAEVFTSLMSIGFNWKEGFCSDRELRRALEYGINRRVLVDTLFFGIPQVCGHQFNPAFIDGPQNEKPYYYDFELSKKILKEAGYSDTDNDGFIEKDGKKVILKFLISSKEDYQRDLAVFVKSELKKLGIDCEIISVAGELMKEHFKTGNYSLAIQHPWYEPIIGAVTYFGFDDKYTEYGLSYAVNKESKDAALALIESKTEEDIKMHAGALWKEQYEQCVTIPLCTSSRVAIFNPRFEGFQFNGNVYLIDLSNVRLRK
- a CDS encoding ABC transporter permease, producing the protein MNSSVVLFRKFLMIIPSVLILSFLSFSVVYFAPGNAGKLLLGAKNQRGFISDSNSIQYEKRLGIDKPFGELYMSWVTSLAKGNFGYSYMTRESVFSIFIKRFSITFKLAILTMLIYILLGVPIGMTAAVKEHTICRLLLKYWRIICMSVPPFWVGIILLWSIAHYVPAIPSIGYHGIKSLLIPALLMGSMSFSNLTCIIQNKTESLLSKQFIFSAQALGIPKKIIFTKHILKNIAAPAIAVSCIDFGSFIGGAILIENIFSIPGLGLMLTNAINVKDYPVIAGTLFLLGLFVNIFNFIADILYCLIDKRGFAMR
- a CDS encoding ABC transporter permease; amino-acid sequence: MKNKDKYKIKVLIYAILSAFIILCVILSDIIVPLEINASLENRFLPPGSTHFFGTDDFGRDVFLRTLQGFKYTFFIALTAQICSFLLGGFIGLITGYYGGIADEAVYYLCNLILSFPMIAAAIFFSSVFGSSAFILIAISVIFGMTFNIKVVRSEIMILKHSDYIKGLKILGASNMFIITRHLVKPAYMLILPTFPLVLGHIIIGISAYSFLGFGVRPPNPEIGLMLKESLRFIHYAPWLMIFPGLFQFSVILIFSNLSEACIDFLQYTKNLRRKI
- a CDS encoding ATP-binding cassette domain-containing protein; translated protein: MSGILEIHNLNIDFLIGNTRKKIIKNISLHIGNEIFAIMGETGCGKSVLAGSVLGLLPSNAIIEGSILYNGKVISKLSEKEYNVLRGKEIGLVPQSSLNALNPLLKIKKQIAIPIKAHKLLKTRAGIHSYSENLLQSLSLKKDVLNMYPFQLSGGMQHRVTAALGLSCKPSLLIFDEPTRGMDMVLRNSYASLIYSIYKKQNIAILLITHDLELAQKLSHRCALMYNGEIIEQGKTEELFKNKRSKYFQSLLEAMPKNMTRRNQR
- a CDS encoding ABC transporter ATP-binding protein: MIKCVALSKHFRKNGICKAFTPVLKNISFEVKPFSVLGITGESGCGKTTLAHCLINLIKPDSGDIFIRGKLITEYKNKKEFYRHIQMVQQNPESALDSDFTIRRSLDEVYSLHKELYKSKENFETEVKKFCVNTGIDYNELDKLPYAFSGGQLQRICIIRALLIRPEILILDEPTSMLDVSVQEQIISLLLTLKEKYKLTLIFISHDLDLIEYFCDEVIIMQNGEIVEKGLCSEVFTNPQEIYSLNLLNNRNLILDIGEEVLL
- a CDS encoding ABC transporter ATP-binding protein yields the protein MMLHRRVVELTAGVRFNILFKAMLGIAVSATYIFQAVLLGRIIGQLYGREGFSLIMHNVIYLIAVIAMRLVLIYLNSVYGKKIIGKVKNTLRRRIYDKLLKLGPIFLDDERTGKLGSTMVSGVDYLEGYLTLYIPQVLVCIIGCSAMLVYVFSLHYILGFISTVSLIIVLISPIAFGKVLSESSNAHWTAYRNLTSEILDGIQGIVTAKANNAQERIGNILKNKMHTLFAETMRNLKVNLTEVGIANFASGIGVSFTLAVAAFLTAKNIMQPESLLILLFMTNEIFRPANELSAYFHQGFMGITSAGGVFALLDEKEKIKDEGKLLIDVKAANGFEITYTNIDFMYSEKKNTVFKNLNFTVNKNEKLAVVGESGSGKSTIINLLLRFYEPQSGGIYINGINLKDLSLKNLRSLITVVSQETYLFNGTVKENLLHADENASESMLIEACKIANIDSFIQSLPEKYNTKVGERGLNFSGGQRQRIAIARAVLKNSPIVVLDEATSGVDTENENEIKQSLSVLLKGRTSITIAHRLNTIEDSDRILVLHNGEIAEEGTHKTLIAKNGYYKKLIEAQEKKSG
- a CDS encoding double zinc ribbon domain-containing protein; its protein translation is MKKNVKNTMPKFFCENCGKEVKRNTRVCPHCGRFFASVRCPECNYLGSTEEFINGCPECGYAFTSDSDKTKKSGKKKRREPVTVYKSNRYDDPLPWWVYSLVMGLALVLAVCFFKL
- a CDS encoding FmdB family zinc ribbon protein — encoded protein: MPTYEYVCDSCGHNFEMFQRMSDEPISVCPKCKGSVHKVLSGGLGINFRGSGFYINDSHASPPAAANSNSPAKSSSGGGCSG